The stretch of DNA AGAGGTGTACAGTAAGATAAAAGTTGAGTAGTGTCAACTGGGTGAGCAGTATGTGAGCCTGTTCTTAGTAACATAGCCTCTGTGAATGTGGCTGGAAGCCATATTGcagagggttttattttttttttactttttaaggaatttgtaagaaaattttatttctggttgTGCTTGGTCTTTGATTGatgtgcttgggctttctctagttgcagtgagcagggactgctctctagctgcagtgggagggcttcttattgcaggggcttctcttgctgtggagcatgggctctagagtgctggctcagtacttgtggttcatgggcttagttgctccatggtgtgtgggatcttcctggaccagggatcgaacccgtgtccccccctgcattaaccactggaccaccagggaagtccctgcagaaggttttaaatgaatggaagataaaaataaagggtTTTTCCAAAATCTAATGAAGGATTGGGGGAGAAAGTAAGGTCTAATGAAGGACATCTGGGCAAAGGGAGGTTTTTGAGGGGAGTATCAGGTGGGGGGAGGTATTGCATATAGAGACCAGGCTTCATTTAGTTTTTCTCCTGTCCCTTTAGAATTTCCGCGTGGATGTGGTACACATGGATGAAAACTCACTGGAGTTTGACATGGTGGGAATCGACGCAGCCATTGCCAATGCGTTTCGGCGCATTCTGTTAGCTGAGGTATTGGGCACGGTGGCAAAGGTTGGGCTGTGGGGAGGACCTCACTTGGGGAATTGTCTCAAGCCTTGTTCTTGCAGTGTTGCTGAGCATTCCTCCTGCTCATTCTTTGTAAACTTTTCATCAAGTGTTCTAGGATGAGGTCTCTGCCTCCCTGTCTCCAGAGATGGGGGAGTTGATGGGGGGACTGCAGGGTCTGTCTCCTTGGGCAGGTGCCGACCATGGCTGTGGAGAAGGTCCTGGTATACAACAACACGTCCATAGTCCAGGATGAGATCCTTGCCCACCGCCTGGGTCTCATCCCCATTCATGCCGACCCCCGTCTTTTTGAATATCGGAACCAAGGTGAGGgtttgagaaaatgaaatttggggaaaggggggctgTACTCCTCTGAAAGGGCTTCTGGAATCAGACTGCCTGTGTTCGAATCCTCTATTATCTACCTTGGGACCCTGGGCCCATTACCAATCTTGGGGTGCGTCTGTGCTCTTCTCTGTGAGAACACTTGCCCTCGTCCTTCCTGTTTGCCAAGAGAATGACAGAAATGTATGTTAGGCAGTTGGCGTAGTGCCGGCTGATGCCATTAGCTCTGTGAGAGcccccaccttctccctctgCAGGAGACGAAGAAGGCACAGAGATAGATACCCTGCAGTTTCGGCTGCAGGTCAGGTGTACTCGGAACCCCCACGCTGCTAAAGACTCCTCTGACCCCAATGAGCTCTACGTCAACCACAAAGGTGAGCACCGGGGGCTGCGGGGGGGAGGAAGAGGGCTGGTTGGCGCTAGTTTTAGGGACTCAGGTGTGATGTGCTTCCTCACGCAGTGTACACCAGGCACATGACATGGGTGCCCCTGGGCAACCAGGCTGACCTCTTCCCGGAGGGCACCATCCGCCCGGTACACGACGACATCCTCATTGCTCAGCTGCGGCCTGGCCAGGAGATTGACCTGCTCATGCACTGTGTCAAGGGCATTGGTGAGACCTTTtgattacactgttggtgagataTGACTATAGAGATGTTCCCAACAGGCAGAAAGCTGATGGACCTTTACCCAGTAGCTTAGGGAATGTGAAGAAGGGTCTCCTTCCAGGCTCTGAGTGCTCTCTTTCCTCCAGGCAAAGATCATGCCAAGTTTTCACCTGTGGCAACAGCCAGTTACAGGCTCCTGCCAGACATCACCCTGCTGGAGCCTGTGGAAGGGGAGGCGGCAGTAGAGCTGAGCCGCTGCTTCTCACCTGGTGTTATTGAGGTGCAGGAAATCCAAGGTATGGGATTGGGGATGCTGGGTAAGCCCGGCCCTAAAGTGTATTTcctttgaaggtagcagagaaaTTCAAGCTGTGGGCTAATGTATTTATAATATGGTTTGTTTTCATTAGGTAAAAAGGTGGCCAGAGTTGCCAATCCCCGGCTAGATACCTTCAGCAGGGAAGTCTTCCGGAATGAGAAGCTAAAGAAGGTTGTACGGCTCGCGCGTGTTCGAGACCATTTTATCTGTGAGTTTCAAGTTGAGGGTGGGGCGGCGGTGGTTCTTTGGTGCCACAGCTTTCTGGAGGTCAGATGTGGAATCTAGCAGTATGTGTAAGGTGCGTTTCTCTCCGGTCCCCAGTTTCTGTTGAGTCCACAGGGGTGTTGCCACCAGACGTGCTGGTGAGTGAAGCCATCAAGGTGCTGATGGGGAAGTGCCGGCGGTTCCTGGACGAGCTGGACGCGGTTCAGATGGACTGAGGCTGCGCTGGGGACTCCCGGTGCCCTGCCCCCAAGAGGACTGCTACAGAGAGCCCAGAGAGACTAGGGGGCCTGGGCTTTCTGGGGACAAttccagctttatttttagtCAATACATTTTGTTAAATGTGCCACAGAATGACTTTTATGCCTTTGTAAGGCCTTGGTGTAAATAAACTCATCCAGAGAAAAATCCTTTTCTTGGAGACCTTTTCTTCAGTTTCCATCCAGAAACGTAGGGCCCCACCTCAGAAGAGATTGGCATTATTTAGCAGTTAGGAATTTTGGGCTCAGACGTGACTGCAGGTCAGGGTCAAGTACCTCTGAAGCCCCTAAAGAATGCCAGATGGGGGCACAACCAGACCACAGAAAAATACTATGTGCTGCACACCTATTTCCTCTATACGAGGACGTTCCTGAGAGAAAAGAGGGTGTTCCATGGCAGTCGTCACAGTGCTATCAAGATGGAGGCAGGAAGAACAGCAGTTCTCTTTGGACAGCCCCTCTGGATTAGGTCCAGCGGCCACCAGTGATGACACTTGAGAGGATGCGAGGACTACCTGGTCTGCATGTCATGGAGAGAAATCCTCTGGCTGGCATGCTATTCCTAGTGCAGAGGGCCTGATGGAGCAGGTCTACTAGTCAGTTTGTCCTGTCCAGCCCCCTTGGCATGATGCTTGTGAGTAACAGCAACCCTGTAGTGTCACTGGTTTGAAAAAGGCAGATGGGGCCCTTTCTGTATGAAACAGATTTTTACTGACATGCAGATGTGCTTCAGTTAAATGTTTCTACAAAAAGGTTATATAAACAATAGAAAACTTCTAGCATGAAGTCACTGGATGTTAAAAATATTACAACACAATAAATACAACTATACCCTCCACAGCCCCACCACAGAGAAGAGTAGGCAGCTGATAAATCTGGAGGGAAACACATGCGGAGATGGCCTTCACAGTGGACAGGAAGCCCAAAGCACCACCCAGGAAGAGGGGACGGACCTAGCCTGTGCCACAGAGGGTGCTACACGGACTCCAAGTCTTTTCTAGCTTcacctcttcctgccccctgacctGGGGCCACACCAGCTAACAGCTGCAGCTTCAGTCCATGCTGTCTCACTTGCTCTCACTGAAAAGCCTGGTCAGTGGATTGGATTGATGCCAGGCCTCTGTAGGGAGCATGTGAACACTGTAGATGAACTTGATTCCCACAGCCATGTCCCCTCTGCTTATAGGGCCATCCAGTGATGTCTAGAACAGACTGGAGACTCACAATATAGGCTCTGATGGGAAggcatgttttttttcttctggaaatggcCCATGAGGGAAGTGACCAGGACCCTAAAGACCATGAGATTTTTGAAGGCACCTGGACTCAGCTAGTCCTAGGAGAGGAGACCAGTGGCTTAGCTAGCTGCTTGTCACAGATATAGCCTGGTTGGTCTGGATTTATCCTTAAATGCCAGTGACATCACATGACACTAGATAGGGTACTGTGGCTCTTGTGTCTGAGTGGACCCTGGGGGCTGGGGAAACAACACTGAGTTCATGGCAGGATAAAATGTGTGAGCTCTGAGGGATGTTAGCACTACAGACCCTGGCCCAGCCCTGGTCCCTGAAGGTACTAATGTTTGATACTGTACCCAGAGCTTAGCAGTGGCTCATACCACGGATGCCCTCAGGTGACCAGATCCTTGCTCAAAACAAAGTGGGAACTGGCCAAATTCAGTTCAGCACCTGACCCAGATATGCCCCTGGAAAATGGGGAAGGTTGTCAGCCCAGCAGCAAGGGGGCTCAGTGGAACTTGCAACGACCCAGGAGAAACTCTGGCACAAGTAGTTCAGGGCTGAGCCCTCGCCGCAAGCCTGGCTGGTCGCAGCACTGGGTGTGGCGCCCTTGGTTACCACTCTGCACGGGTGTATGGCTGCCTGGGCACGGGAGGGCTCAGGGAGAAGGGCCGCTCTGCTCTAGCTTTTCTCTCTGGGAAAAGGCAAAACTCCAAAGAGGATGGGAGATACCTGGGAAATCTAGACAGAATGGTGTAAGCCCTGACTCCCTCTCTCTCGATACTTGAGCACAATGACTTCCGGCCCTAAACAGGGCCCGCTCTCTCCAGCTCCAGCCCTGGATCGATCTCTCTCCAGGCTGACGACGGTGGGAAGTGAGGTGGCGGTGGAGAGGGGCCTAGAGATCAGCTACACAGGGGAAGAAGAGATGACAATAAAGGTCGAGGGAGGATGCGCAACAGCTTGATTTAGGGTTCAAAGATTGTGGCCAGGCCGCCCTCCTCGTCCAGCGCATCTGTCTCTGGCATTGgctttggttttttgaaaagtgaGGGAAGATTCTTAATGTGAACTTCTTTCCGGAATTGCTCGCCCAGAGGTTTCTGTGGAAGACAAAAGAGAACTAATGCTGGGGCCCGAGTAGTAGGTTATTTTAAGGATTATCTCACCATAACAGGCGTGACCACAGGTTTCTGAGGCGACTGCAAAGGTGGTTAGGAGCACTAAGGAAAATGCGAGACCTACCCCAATGCACCCAGCAATGAGGCGCTTGAATTGGTCCTTCCGGCGCTTGTCAGCCACTTTCTGCAGAGAGGGGTTCAACAGCTTGCAGTCAAACTGGTCCAGACAGTCCTTCTGAATTTCTGGAATCTGCTCCATCACAGCTCTTATCTCCAGGTACCTGGGCCGCTGAGAAGTAGGCATAAACCCACTCAATGTCATGGGTCTGGGCCCTGCCACACCCACGTCTCAGGGGTAGCACTAGCAACTTGGCAACTGCCTGTGTTGAGTTTATTAAGGCCCAAGTGACTGAAGCGGTCTGTGAGGGATCAAGCTGCAGCCATCCTGCCCACAGGCTTTCCCCACTCACCAGCGCCTCATATATCTGGAAGGCCAGGTGGACCAGGGAAG from Muntiacus reevesi chromosome 20, mMunRee1.1, whole genome shotgun sequence encodes:
- the POLR1C gene encoding DNA-directed RNA polymerases I and III subunit RPAC1 → MAAAQAVEEMRTRVVLGEFGVRNVHTTDFPGNYSGYDDAWDQDRFEKNFRVDVVHMDENSLEFDMVGIDAAIANAFRRILLAEVPTMAVEKVLVYNNTSIVQDEILAHRLGLIPIHADPRLFEYRNQGDEEGTEIDTLQFRLQVRCTRNPHAAKDSSDPNELYVNHKVYTRHMTWVPLGNQADLFPEGTIRPVHDDILIAQLRPGQEIDLLMHCVKGIGKDHAKFSPVATASYRLLPDITLLEPVEGEAAVELSRCFSPGVIEVQEIQGKKVARVANPRLDTFSREVFRNEKLKKVVRLARVRDHFIFSVESTGVLPPDVLVSEAIKVLMGKCRRFLDELDAVQMD